One window from the genome of Emys orbicularis isolate rEmyOrb1 chromosome 22, rEmyOrb1.hap1, whole genome shotgun sequence encodes:
- the LOC135893632 gene encoding arylacetamide deacetylase-like 4 codes for MEFIYALLVLVLAVFVAAFILLVVGTIYFDLSNSEIPLGVDQPVKLRIVHSILIGTAVLGKILEKLGLCSQLGFTRYMRRGKKLGEDPKLFIKDLQFGKVPVRIYQPRAPSAGRRRGVIYFHGGGWMFGSIDSYEPVCRYIARESESVVVSVEYRLAPEHTYPAQYEDCLTATTHFMKTAEDYGVDPACIIISGDSAGGNLAAAVCQTLVSRPDLPKVHAQVLIYPALQAIDFNLPSYQQNCAVPILFRERSAFYVLQYLKGDASFLEDVLEGSHMPVDVKLKFRKWLSADNIPKEFKVRGYKPKVPIECSNEVYEAVRNFCEPAFSPLLAEDAVVHQLPESFILTCEHDVLRDDALLYKKRLEDGSVPVTWYHIENGFHGIISLFDNGRLSFPAGKKGLDNIVNFLRSL; via the exons ATGGAGTTTATTTATGCACTGCTGGTGTTAGTACTGGCAGTTTTCGTTGCTGCTTTCATATTGTTAGTCGTGGGGACAATTTATTTTGATCTCTCCAACTCAGAAATCCCTCTTGGAGTGGACCAGCCTGTAAAGCTCCGAATCGTTCATAGTATTTTGATTGGCACAGCGGTTCTG GGGAAGATTTTGGAGAAGCTGGGTCTGTGCAGTCAACTTGGCTTCACCCGCTATATGCGACGGGGAAAGAAATTAGGGGAGGACCCAAAGCTCTTCATCAAGGACCTGCAGTTTGGGAAGGTGCCAGTGAGGATTTACCAGCCTAGAGCGCCTTCTGCTGGCCGGAGGAGAGGGGTCATCTACTTTCATGGAGGAGGCTGGATGTTTGGAAGCATTG ATTCCTATGAACCCGTATGCCGCTACATCGCCAGAGAAAGTGAATCGGTGGTCGTGTCTGTTGA GTATCGTCTGGCGCCAGAGCACACGTACCCAGCACAGTACGAGGACTGTCTCACTGCTACCACACACTTTATGAAGACTGCAGAAGACTATGGAGTGGATCCTGCCTGTATTATCATTAgtggggacagtgctgggggcaatcttgctgctgctgtttgccaaACACTAGTGAGTAGACCAGACCTTCCAAAGGTGCATGCTCAGGTCTTGATCTATCCAGCCCTCCAGGCAATAGACTTTAATTTGCCCTCATATCAGCAAAACTGTGCAGTCCCCATCTTGTTCAGGGAACGTTCAGCTTTTTATGTTCTGCAGTACCTCAAGGGGGATGCGTCATTTTTGGAAGATGTCCTGGAGGGTTCCCATATGCCTGTAGATGTAAAATTGAAGTTTAGAAAATGGCTAAGTGCAGACAATATCCCTAAGGAATTTAAGGTCAGAGGGTACAAACCAAAGGTGCCCATCGAATGCTCAAATGAAGTTTATGAGGCAGTTAGAAATTTTTGTGAGCCAGCCTTTTCCCCACTTCTCGCTGAAGATGCTGTTGTTCACCAGCTCCCTGAGTCGTTCATCTTGACCTGTGAGCATGACGTGCTAAGGGATGATGCCCTGTTATACAAGAAGCGATTAGAGGACGGCAGTGTGCCAGTGACCTGGTACCACATTGAGAATGGATTCCATGGAATCATAAGCCTGTTTGATAATGGCAGGTTGTCATTTCCTGCTGGAAAAAAGGGACTGGACAACATTGTAAACTTTCTCAGAAGCTTATAA